In the genome of Fructilactobacillus hinvesii, the window ATGATTTAGGATGTTCCTTCATTTCCTTAACGTACCCTACCACAAACTTAGATGCTTCTGTTTCTGGTAATAATGTGCTAAAACCCGCTGCTTGTAATGCTTGGTTAAGTTTTTGGACTTGAACTGAATTAAGCTGAATCTGGCCATTTTGTCCAGCTAACTCTGCTAACCGCGATTGAGCATCAAAAAAATTATATCCAATGACAGTTCCACTTTGATCTTTGATTTCAACAATGCCTTGTTTTTGGGTTACTTGCTGTGGTCCGTTATCTGGACCCAAAACTACCACTAAGACGTCACCAATCTGGGCTGGATTATAACTTGCAATCATGTTCTTACTCCTGTTTATTTAGTTGGTAAACTTTTGATAAACGTTTCAACTTCTGTTTGAGTCTTACGGGCCTTGTTAACTAATCGTCCAATTTCTTGTCCATCGTCATAGGCAATAAAACTTGGAATCCCAAAGACATCTAATTCTTTACATAAGTCGATGTTATCATCTCGATCCACCTTAATAAAGGTATATTCGGGAAAATCTTTTTCGATTGCTGGCATCGCTGGTTTAATAAAGTTACAGTCTGGACACCATCCCGCCGTAAAGAAAAGCATGTACTTCCCGTTCTTTAGGTGGTCTTCAAGTTGAGTTTGATTCATAACTGGTAATTCTTCCATGATAAACACTCCTATTAATTTTGATTATGATAACCGTGAACAAATAAAATGTTATATAATTGAAAAGGTAAAAGCAAAAGAAAGGATTTTTCAAATGGCTAAGAAGCATAAGTATCTAGTTCCCACGACGCTCCTCTCATTGGTTGGAACTGCCGCATACGTCTTCACCAAGAAACGAAAACGAGCTCAACAAATTGCCATTCAAGATGGATTAACCGAAGCCATTGCCGTAGAATTTGGCGATCAAGATTTTAGCGGTTACTGGATTGATTTTGAAAATCACGCTGGTTTAGAGTACGAATGTGGAGTTAGTTTCATTAGCCATGAAACTGGCTTAAAAGAATCGTATTCCTTCCTCTACAATCCCGATGAACAAGAAATTTATCGGATCAAACCACTTTCCGATCAAATTAATTAATCTGGAAAACGGGCCCTAATCTTATAGATGGGGCCTTTTTCTTTGAATTTTTCCTCGTATTCAGTTTCCACGTTAGCTGCCAAATCTTCCTCATTTCCATGATGAAGATCCAGGTTCACACTTTCAAAATGCAACCCAAAATTATTTAAACTAACTAAAGAGTACTCAAATAAACCCCGGTTATCGGTTTTAAATTCCAAGGAAGCCCCTGCTGGTAAAATTCGTTGGTAACTGGTTAAAAATTGTGAAGACGTTAGCCGCCGTTTAGCGTGACGTTTCTTGGGCCAGGGATCGGAAAAATTCAAATATAATTTTTGAATCTCGCCCTGCTTAAACAAATCGGCAACATCACCACCATTGGTCAAAAGTAACTGTACATTTTTCACCCCTGCTTCCACGGCTTTTTTAACTGCCATGGCCAACACGGAGTCCTCCATGTCAATTCCAATGTAATTGACGTCCGGATGTTTTTGTGCCATGCCAATGATAAATTGCCCCTTCCCGGAGCCAATTTCCAGGTGAATGGGCGCTTTGGGATTAGCAAAGCGATCTGCCCATTTTCCTACGTACTGGCTTGGTTCTAAAACGGCATACTCCGGATGATCTTGCATGTAAGGCATGGCCCATTTCTTTTTTCGAATTCTCATTAATTATTTTCCTCTTTCTGTCTGTTGCCTTTCAAACCGAGTTATTAGCCAACCAATAATCACAACTCCAGCGACTAATGTGATAAATGTTGCACCCA includes:
- the trmB gene encoding tRNA (guanosine(46)-N7)-methyltransferase TrmB; the encoded protein is MRIRKKKWAMPYMQDHPEYAVLEPSQYVGKWADRFANPKAPIHLEIGSGKGQFIIGMAQKHPDVNYIGIDMEDSVLAMAVKKAVEAGVKNVQLLLTNGGDVADLFKQGEIQKLYLNFSDPWPKKRHAKRRLTSSQFLTSYQRILPAGASLEFKTDNRGLFEYSLVSLNNFGLHFESVNLDLHHGNEEDLAANVETEYEEKFKEKGPIYKIRARFPD
- a CDS encoding thioredoxin family protein, which translates into the protein MEELPVMNQTQLEDHLKNGKYMLFFTAGWCPDCNFIKPAMPAIEKDFPEYTFIKVDRDDNIDLCKELDVFGIPSFIAYDDGQEIGRLVNKARKTQTEVETFIKSLPTK
- the ytpR gene encoding YtpR family tRNA-binding protein — its product is MIASYNPAQIGDVLVVVLGPDNGPQQVTQKQGIVEIKDQSGTVIGYNFFDAQSRLAELAGQNGQIQLNSVQVQKLNQALQAAGFSTLLPETEASKFVVGYVKEMKEHPKSSHLHITTTEVEDGKTLQIVSGSPNMQEGIKVVVAEVGAMMPAGLIIWPSTLKDVESDGMICSGRELRIPNAPDKPGALILPDEYQVGQSFDFKQAQTLFSE